One Phaseolus vulgaris cultivar G19833 chromosome 2, P. vulgaris v2.0, whole genome shotgun sequence DNA window includes the following coding sequences:
- the LOC137812922 gene encoding uncharacterized protein produces MAMGPERSKPLHNFPMPCLKWGNQKFLRCVKVANDPNDIADVRRKLLLDLRVAADNLKVSIFQEPNSKSWNLRTRRAACKAPHHTSQLNSLTQEMKKKKKMMKIEEKTKFSVSLSKEEVEHDFLALLGNRPPRRPKKRPRIVQKNLDSLFPGLWLSEVTAESYEVPEVPE; encoded by the exons ATGGCTATGGGCCCGGAAAGATCCAAACCACTCCACAACTTCCCGATGCCCTGTCTCAAATGGGGCAACCAGAAATTCCTCAGGTGCGTCAAAGTCGCCAACGATCCTAACGATATCGCCGACGTTCGCAGGAAGCTCTTACTCGATCTCAGAGTCGCCGCCGACAACCTCAAAGTTTCCATCTTCCAAGAACCCAATTCCAAATCCTGGAATTTGCGAACCCGAAGAGCCGCCTGCAAGGCACCGCATCACACCAGCCAACTCAATTCCCTCACCcaagagatgaagaagaagaagaagatgatgaagattGAAGAAAAAACTAAGTTTTCCGTTTCACTCTCGAAGGAGGAGGTGGAACACGATTTCTTGGCCTTGCTCGGAAACAGGCCTCCCAGGAGGCCCAAGAAGAGGCCCAGAATTGTCCAGAAGAATTTGGAC TCACTTTTTCCTGGTTTGTGGCTCTCCGAGGTTACTGCAGAATCTTACGAAGTGCCTGAAGTTCCCGAATGA